A region from the Halobacillus mangrovi genome encodes:
- the ribF gene encoding riboflavin biosynthesis protein RibF: MKTVRLSRDSITEELNLDPSVTAVGFFDGIHKGHQKVIQTAKDKADELELKCAVMTFDPHPSVVLKKGKQQAYYITPLSQKEQLLEEIGVDYFFVVTFDTSLANLSPQQFVDDFFVRLNVSHVVAGFDFSYGHMGKGNMSDLPEYGRGRFGQTVISKVEKDEEKVSSTRIRSLLDDGEIAEVNELLGRRYSVKGTVVKGDQRGRTIGYPTANIELNENYYLPKIGVYAVSAHFDGELYYGMANLGYKPTFITQADNPSLEVHLFDVKQDLYGRSLTVYFHQMIRDERKFNGVEEVKQQLVKDETHIREFFRIG, translated from the coding sequence GTGAAAACGGTCCGTCTATCGCGTGATTCGATAACTGAAGAGCTTAATCTTGATCCAAGCGTTACAGCTGTAGGCTTTTTCGACGGTATCCATAAGGGGCATCAGAAAGTTATTCAAACGGCCAAAGACAAAGCAGACGAGTTAGAGCTGAAATGCGCTGTAATGACGTTTGATCCTCACCCTTCAGTCGTATTAAAAAAGGGTAAACAGCAAGCTTATTACATTACACCTTTATCCCAAAAGGAACAACTACTTGAAGAAATAGGAGTAGATTACTTCTTTGTTGTTACTTTTGATACTTCCCTTGCCAATCTATCCCCTCAGCAATTTGTAGATGACTTTTTTGTGAGACTCAACGTCAGTCACGTTGTCGCTGGGTTTGATTTCAGTTATGGACATATGGGGAAAGGCAATATGTCCGATCTTCCTGAGTACGGAAGAGGGCGTTTTGGACAAACGGTGATATCAAAAGTGGAAAAAGACGAAGAAAAGGTGAGCTCTACAAGAATCCGTAGTTTGTTGGATGATGGTGAGATAGCTGAAGTCAATGAATTATTAGGGCGACGTTATTCAGTTAAAGGCACCGTCGTAAAAGGGGATCAACGAGGAAGAACCATAGGTTATCCAACAGCTAATATAGAATTGAATGAAAACTATTATCTTCCTAAAATTGGCGTTTATGCTGTGAGTGCACATTTTGATGGGGAACTTTATTATGGAATGGCTAATTTAGGTTATAAACCAACCTTTATTACACAAGCGGATAACCCTTCCCTGGAAGTTCACTTATTTGATGTAAAGCAAGACCTCTATGGAAGATCTTTGACTGTCTACTTTCACCAGATGATTAGAGATGAAAGAAAGTTTAATGGTGTTGAAGAAGTAAAGCAGCAATTGGTAAAGGATGAAACTCATATTCGGGAATTTTTTCGCATAGGATGA
- the truB gene encoding tRNA pseudouridine(55) synthase TruB encodes MDGILPLWKPKGFTSHDCVSKTRGMLKTKKVGHTGTLDPDVEGVLPLCVGKATKIVPFLTDTDKVYEATVSLGHSTTTEDATGEIVDSKDVGSKISITDLKKCLASFRGEITQVPPMYSAVKVNGKKLYEYAREGIEVERPTRQVMIKEIELMGEEITYQDQSASFSIRVVCSKGTYIRTLCVDIGKALGYPAHMSFLIRTKTGDITKEDCYTFDEIQKTVDEGKRDGLLLPLSRGLNHLNSWEIDEKMKSLIKHGQVLETPEEISYPLFSVKCQGEVLAIYQQHPNKPGYIKPVRVF; translated from the coding sequence ATGGATGGTATCCTTCCTTTATGGAAACCTAAAGGCTTTACATCTCATGATTGTGTCAGTAAAACACGAGGGATGTTAAAGACGAAAAAAGTGGGCCATACAGGAACACTTGATCCTGATGTAGAAGGGGTTCTGCCTCTTTGTGTAGGAAAGGCAACAAAAATTGTTCCTTTCTTAACCGACACTGATAAAGTTTATGAAGCTACTGTCTCACTAGGGCATTCTACAACTACAGAGGATGCGACGGGGGAAATTGTGGATTCTAAAGATGTCGGTAGTAAGATTTCCATAACGGATCTGAAGAAATGTCTGGCCTCTTTTCGAGGTGAGATTACTCAGGTCCCACCTATGTACTCTGCAGTTAAGGTCAATGGAAAAAAGCTGTATGAGTATGCACGAGAAGGAATAGAAGTAGAACGCCCGACGCGTCAAGTGATGATTAAAGAGATCGAATTAATGGGTGAAGAAATTACTTATCAAGATCAATCCGCTTCTTTCTCTATTCGTGTCGTATGCTCAAAGGGTACATATATACGTACATTGTGTGTTGATATAGGAAAGGCTTTAGGGTACCCTGCTCATATGTCTTTTCTTATTCGAACAAAAACTGGAGATATTACTAAAGAAGATTGCTATACATTTGATGAGATACAGAAAACTGTGGATGAAGGCAAACGTGATGGTTTGCTGTTGCCGCTCAGCAGAGGTTTAAATCATTTGAACAGTTGGGAAATTGATGAAAAGATGAAATCTTTAATCAAACATGGTCAGGTTCTCGAAACCCCAGAAGAGATTTCCTACCCTCTATTTTCAGTAAAATGCCAAGGTGAAGTCCTGGCGATATATCAGCAGCATCCTAACAAACCTGGATACATTAAACCCGTACGTGTGTTTTAA
- the rbfA gene encoding 30S ribosome-binding factor RbfA: MNDLRANRVGEQMKKELSDIISKKIKDPRVGFVTVTEVKVTGDLQQAKVYISVLGDDKQKHDTLVGLAKAKGFIRSEIGQRIRLRKTPEIMFEFDEAVERGNRIETILRDLNDTDTE, encoded by the coding sequence ATGAATGATTTACGTGCTAATCGTGTCGGAGAGCAGATGAAAAAAGAGCTTAGTGATATCATCAGTAAAAAAATAAAAGATCCTCGTGTAGGCTTTGTCACCGTGACTGAAGTAAAAGTGACAGGTGACTTGCAACAGGCGAAGGTTTATATCTCAGTACTTGGTGATGATAAGCAAAAACATGATACGCTTGTTGGTCTTGCAAAAGCTAAAGGTTTCATCCGTTCCGAAATTGGTCAACGCATCCGGCTTCGTAAAACTCCTGAAATCATGTTCGAGTTTGATGAAGCGGTTGAAAGAGGGAATCGTATCGAGACGATTCTACGTGACCTTAATGATACCGACACTGAATAG
- a CDS encoding DUF503 domain-containing protein, which yields MILSAEVECIIYDAQSLKEKRSVLKRVITRIQNDFNVSICELDYQNLWQRTCFGLVVVASDKVIAEQTIQRTLAFIDSFPELERTDTVLEWL from the coding sequence TTGATTCTGAGCGCAGAGGTGGAATGTATCATCTATGACGCCCAGTCGCTAAAAGAAAAACGCTCTGTTCTTAAACGAGTGATTACGAGAATTCAAAACGATTTTAATGTGTCTATATGCGAATTAGACTATCAAAATTTATGGCAGCGTACTTGTTTCGGATTGGTGGTCGTTGCTAGTGATAAAGTTATAGCTGAACAAACCATTCAAAGAACACTTGCGTTCATTGATTCCTTTCCTGAACTTGAACGCACAGATACAGTTTTAGAATGGCTATGA
- the infB gene encoding translation initiation factor IF-2, which yields MSKLRVYEYAKKNELTSKQVINKLNEMNVEVSNHMSTLEEDVATKLDQAFGKGKQTSEKSQSKPKKENKPKQKQNNQKNKNQNQKQNPKHTQKNQPAPKKQKNQAPEKITYSGSLTVGELAEKLNKDSSEIIKKLMFLGVMATKNQDLDADSIELICEEFGVEVEEEVVVDDTDIENMTFDDDPEDLKERPAVVTIMGHVDHGKTTLLDRIRDTKVTEGEAGGITQHIGAYQVEEDGKKITFLDTPGHAAFTSMRSRGAQVTDIAILVVAADDGVMPQTKEAISHAKAAGVPIIVAVNKMDKEGANPDRVMQELMEYELIAEDYGGETIFVKMSAVKGEGIDELLEMIVLISEMEEFKANPDRPAYGTVIEAELDKGRGPVATLLVQNGTLNVSDSIVVGNTFGRVRAMVNDLGRRVKVAGPSTPVEITGLNNVPQAGDRFLVFEDEKKARSVGEARAQRQLEENRSATAKVSLDDLFEQIKQGDIKDINLIVKADVQGSVEALAGSLEKIDVEGVKVKIIHTGVGAITESDVTLASASNAIIIGFNVRPDGNARKAAESEDVEIRLHNIIYKVMEEIEAAMKGMLDPEYEEKIIGQVEVRETFKVSKIGTIAGSYVTEGRVTRNSGIRVIRDGVVIYEGEIDVLKRFKDDVKEVQQGYECGITIKNFNDIKIGDIIEPFEMQEVERN from the coding sequence ATGAGTAAATTACGCGTATATGAATATGCAAAGAAAAATGAGCTAACTAGTAAACAAGTAATTAATAAATTGAATGAAATGAATGTTGAGGTATCCAACCATATGTCAACATTAGAAGAGGATGTAGCGACTAAATTGGACCAAGCATTCGGTAAAGGTAAGCAAACTTCTGAGAAATCACAGTCTAAGCCTAAAAAAGAAAACAAGCCTAAACAAAAGCAAAACAACCAAAAAAATAAAAACCAAAACCAAAAACAAAATCCAAAACATACACAAAAGAATCAGCCTGCTCCAAAGAAACAGAAAAACCAAGCACCAGAGAAGATCACTTATTCAGGTTCATTAACAGTAGGAGAGTTAGCTGAAAAACTGAATAAAGACTCTTCGGAAATTATTAAAAAACTTATGTTTTTAGGTGTTATGGCTACGAAAAACCAAGATCTTGATGCGGACTCCATTGAATTGATTTGCGAGGAGTTTGGCGTCGAAGTGGAAGAAGAAGTAGTTGTCGATGACACAGACATTGAAAACATGACCTTCGATGACGATCCAGAAGATTTGAAGGAACGACCAGCCGTTGTAACGATTATGGGTCACGTTGACCACGGTAAAACTACGCTTTTAGACCGGATTCGTGATACGAAGGTTACAGAAGGTGAAGCTGGTGGAATTACTCAGCATATTGGTGCTTACCAGGTTGAAGAAGATGGAAAGAAAATTACGTTCCTTGATACTCCAGGTCACGCAGCCTTCACAAGCATGCGGTCTCGAGGAGCGCAGGTCACAGACATTGCTATCCTTGTAGTAGCGGCTGACGACGGAGTTATGCCTCAAACAAAAGAAGCAATTAGTCACGCAAAAGCAGCAGGAGTACCAATTATCGTTGCTGTCAATAAAATGGATAAAGAGGGTGCAAACCCAGATCGTGTGATGCAAGAATTGATGGAGTATGAATTGATTGCTGAAGATTACGGTGGGGAAACCATTTTTGTTAAAATGTCCGCTGTAAAAGGAGAAGGCATCGATGAGCTTCTTGAGATGATTGTATTAATATCAGAAATGGAAGAATTTAAAGCGAATCCGGACCGTCCTGCCTATGGTACAGTCATTGAAGCAGAACTTGATAAAGGACGTGGCCCAGTTGCTACGCTACTCGTTCAAAACGGTACGCTGAATGTTAGTGACTCCATTGTCGTAGGAAATACGTTTGGGCGTGTTCGTGCAATGGTTAATGACCTTGGACGACGCGTGAAAGTAGCTGGACCTTCAACACCTGTAGAGATTACAGGACTTAATAATGTACCACAGGCTGGAGATCGTTTCTTAGTGTTCGAAGATGAGAAGAAAGCCCGTTCTGTTGGTGAGGCACGTGCTCAAAGACAACTGGAAGAAAACCGCAGTGCTACAGCTAAAGTCAGCCTTGATGACCTGTTTGAACAAATTAAACAAGGAGATATTAAAGATATCAACCTAATTGTGAAAGCAGACGTACAAGGATCAGTTGAGGCTCTAGCAGGGTCCCTTGAAAAGATCGATGTGGAAGGTGTTAAAGTCAAAATTATCCACACCGGTGTAGGTGCGATTACAGAATCTGACGTTACTTTAGCTTCTGCTTCAAACGCTATAATCATTGGTTTTAACGTTCGACCAGATGGAAATGCTCGAAAAGCAGCGGAGTCAGAAGATGTGGAAATCCGTCTTCACAATATCATTTATAAAGTGATGGAAGAGATTGAAGCAGCTATGAAAGGAATGCTTGACCCAGAGTATGAAGAGAAAATTATTGGTCAGGTTGAGGTTCGTGAAACCTTCAAAGTTTCTAAAATTGGTACCATAGCTGGTTCTTACGTTACAGAAGGCCGAGTCACTCGTAACTCTGGAATTCGTGTTATTCGTGATGGTGTCGTGATTTATGAAGGTGAAATCGATGTGCTTAAACGTTTCAAAGACGACGTAAAAGAAGTCCAGCAAGGTTATGAGTGCGGAATCACGATTAAGAACTTCAATGATATTAAAATCGGAGATATCATTGAGCCATTTGAAATGCAGGAAGTTGAGCGCAATTGA
- a CDS encoding YlxQ family RNA-binding protein has product MSGSYLNLIGLALRAGKCTLGEDAIVRDIQKKKAKLVLIAEDTGKQTKKKLTDKCSFYDIPCYMVDDRETLSQAIGKAGRVAIAVLDQGFAKKLQSLLDESIRG; this is encoded by the coding sequence ATGAGTGGGAGTTATTTAAATCTCATCGGTTTAGCGCTTAGAGCCGGAAAGTGTACGCTCGGAGAAGATGCGATCGTCCGGGATATCCAAAAAAAGAAGGCGAAACTCGTGCTCATTGCTGAAGACACAGGTAAACAAACAAAAAAGAAGCTAACAGATAAGTGTAGCTTTTATGATATACCTTGCTATATGGTTGATGATCGTGAAACGCTATCACAAGCCATCGGAAAGGCGGGGAGAGTCGCGATCGCAGTTCTTGACCAAGGATTTGCGAAAAAGTTGCAATCGCTACTCGATGAATCTATTCGGGGGTGA
- the rnpM gene encoding RNase P modulator RnpM: MSRSKKQPLRKCVVTQEMLPKKQLIRVVRNKEGEVFVDETGKKNGRGAYLTKDLEVIEKAEKQQLLNRHLNAQVDTSIYDELKSKIKVDKA; the protein is encoded by the coding sequence ATGTCCCGTTCTAAAAAGCAACCATTAAGAAAATGTGTAGTTACTCAAGAAATGCTGCCTAAAAAACAATTAATCCGTGTCGTACGAAACAAAGAGGGAGAGGTTTTCGTAGATGAGACAGGGAAGAAAAATGGCAGAGGGGCTTACCTCACTAAGGATTTGGAAGTCATTGAAAAGGCTGAAAAGCAACAGCTTCTTAATCGCCATTTGAATGCTCAAGTGGATACATCCATTTATGATGAGCTAAAGTCTAAAATTAAGGTAGACAAAGCATGA
- the nusA gene encoding transcription termination factor NusA, with amino-acid sequence MSSELFDAMDYLEKEKGIDKNLLLEALEAALISAYKKNFNSATNVRVDINEDEGSMKVFARKTIVEEVMDPQQEISLEAAKEVDPNYEIEDVIEVEVTPMDFGRIAAQAAKQVVTQRVREAERGIIYGEYVDREEDVMTGIIQRKDPRFVYVNLGKIEARLPEGEQMPTETYEVHDRLKVFVTKVENSNKGPHIYVSRTHPGLLKRLFEMEVPEIFDGTVEVMSVAREAGDRSKISVYAEDQEIDPVGSCVGQRGQRVQAIVNELKGEKIDIVQWSEDPVEYVSNALSPSKVVEVLVNEEEKATTVIVPDYQLSLAIGKRGQNARLAAKLTGWKIDIKSESEAREQGLLDEEEPIEEEYESDEEWAED; translated from the coding sequence TTGAGTAGTGAACTATTTGATGCCATGGATTATTTAGAAAAGGAAAAAGGCATCGACAAAAACTTGTTATTGGAAGCTTTGGAAGCTGCATTGATTAGTGCTTACAAGAAAAACTTCAATTCTGCGACTAATGTACGTGTGGATATTAATGAAGATGAAGGAAGCATGAAGGTCTTTGCCAGAAAAACGATCGTTGAAGAGGTCATGGACCCTCAACAGGAAATTTCTTTAGAAGCTGCAAAAGAAGTTGATCCGAACTACGAAATCGAAGATGTTATAGAAGTAGAAGTGACACCGATGGACTTCGGAAGAATTGCTGCTCAAGCAGCGAAACAAGTAGTAACGCAAAGAGTACGTGAAGCTGAGCGTGGAATTATTTACGGTGAATACGTAGACCGTGAAGAAGATGTTATGACTGGAATCATCCAGCGTAAGGATCCAAGGTTTGTGTACGTAAACTTAGGAAAGATTGAAGCTAGGCTTCCTGAGGGTGAACAAATGCCTACAGAAACGTATGAAGTTCATGATCGCCTGAAAGTATTTGTTACAAAAGTTGAAAACAGCAATAAAGGTCCTCATATTTATGTGTCACGTACACACCCAGGGCTATTGAAGCGCTTATTTGAAATGGAAGTTCCTGAGATATTTGATGGAACAGTAGAAGTGATGTCCGTGGCCCGTGAGGCCGGTGACAGGTCCAAGATTTCTGTGTATGCAGAAGATCAAGAGATCGATCCTGTTGGTTCATGCGTAGGGCAGCGCGGTCAACGTGTTCAAGCGATCGTTAATGAACTAAAAGGTGAAAAGATCGATATCGTACAGTGGTCTGAGGACCCAGTTGAATACGTCTCTAATGCTTTGAGCCCATCAAAAGTGGTGGAAGTTCTAGTTAATGAGGAAGAAAAGGCCACGACAGTTATTGTTCCAGATTATCAATTATCATTGGCGATCGGTAAACGCGGACAGAACGCACGTCTTGCTGCTAAGCTGACGGGCTGGAAAATCGATATCAAAAGTGAAAGTGAAGCCCGTGAACAAGGCCTGCTAGATGAAGAGGAACCAATTGAGGAAGAGTATGAGTCTGACGAAGAATGGGCTGAAGATTAA
- the rimP gene encoding ribosome maturation factor RimP, with the protein MSNHVVSVTEKLVQPILDEMNLELVDVEYKKEGSNWYLRVFIDKPGGVDIEECGQVSEQLSEKLDDEDPIEIPYFLEVSSPGAERPLKTQKDFEKYVGEYVYMKLYEPVDGEKEFEGTLVSFKNETAVVEIKIKTRKKQLEVPYNKIAKANLAVTFN; encoded by the coding sequence ATGAGTAATCATGTCGTTTCCGTAACGGAAAAGTTAGTTCAGCCAATATTGGATGAAATGAATTTGGAACTTGTAGATGTTGAATACAAGAAAGAAGGAAGTAATTGGTATCTACGCGTGTTTATTGACAAGCCAGGCGGAGTAGATATTGAAGAATGCGGTCAAGTGTCAGAACAGCTGAGTGAAAAGCTGGATGATGAAGATCCAATTGAAATTCCATACTTTTTGGAAGTCTCTTCTCCGGGAGCTGAGAGACCACTGAAGACACAGAAAGACTTTGAGAAATACGTAGGCGAATACGTATATATGAAGCTTTATGAGCCAGTTGATGGCGAGAAAGAGTTTGAAGGGACGCTCGTTTCGTTCAAAAACGAGACGGCTGTTGTGGAGATTAAAATTAAAACACGAAAAAAACAACTAGAAGTTCCTTACAACAAAATTGCAAAAGCAAATCTAGCTGTCACGTTTAACTAA